The following are from one region of the Juglans regia cultivar Chandler chromosome 10, Walnut 2.0, whole genome shotgun sequence genome:
- the LOC108989761 gene encoding putative pectinesterase 63: MALKLTNLATQLLFLATLLVPTALCHANQTVASDPESNLDAWIALNMKEYEEASKHTLFNNALIASLSKAPMKIIKVRKDGAGDFKTVTDAVESIPSGNTDRVIIYIAGGNYKEKVIVDRSKPFVTFYGKPGNMPTITYDGTAKKYGTWESATVAIESDNFMAVNIIFVNSSPKPDPRKSDGQAVALRISGDMAAFYSCKFIGFQDTLCDDRGRHLFQSCYIEGSVDFIFGNGKSLYRDTTIKSVAENLGVIAAQDMNGQSGDSGFVFVHCKIQGTGDMYLGRAWKETSRVVFAYTYMGSNINSGGWMKSQHQKNVFYGEYQCSGPGSSASNRKFGKTLSDDQVKPFLSTTFIGGSQWLVPIPKIG, from the exons ATGGCTTTGAAACTAACAAATTTGGCAACTCAGCTGTTGTTTCTAGCCACATTGCTCGTCCCAACAGCTTTATGCCATGCCAACCAGACTGTGGCATCGGATCCAGAATCAAACCTAGACGCATGGATTGCGCTAAACATGAAAGAGTACGAGGAGGCTTCAAAGCACACCCTTTTCAACAACGCCCTAATCGCATCCCTTAGCAAAGCTCCAATGAAGATCATCAAGGTCAGAAAAGATGGTGCTGGAGATTTCAAGACGGTGACCGACGCCGTTGAGAGCATTCCGTCAGGAAATACAGACcgagtgattatatatattgctggcggtaattacaaagaaaaggtaATCGTCGATAGGTCGAAGCCCTTCGTGACGTTCTATGGGAAACCGGGCAATATGCCCACCATAACGTATGACGGTACAGCAAAGAAATACGGTACCTGGGAAAGCGCCACTGTGGCCATTGAGTCTGACAACTTCATGGCAGTCAATATTATCTTTGTG AATTCATCTCCAAAGCCAGATCCCAGAAAATCCGATGGACAGGCAGTGGCATTGAGGATATCAGGGGACATGGCAGCATTCTACAGTTGCAAGTTCATAGGATTCCAAGACACCTTGTGTGATGACCGGGGTAGGCATTTGTTTCAGAGCTGCTACATCGAAGGGAGTGTTGATTTCATATTTGGAAATGGAAAATCCCTCTACAGG GACACCACCATAAAATCGGTTGCAGAGAATTTGGGTGTGATCGCAGCACAAGATATGAATGGCCAATCAGGGGACAGCGGGTTTGTATTCGTCCATTGCAAGATACAGGGGACTGGCGATATGTACCTTGGTCGAGCATGGAAGGAGACATCTCGGGTTGTGTTTGCCTATACATACATGGGCAGTAACATCAATAGTGGCGGTTGGATGAAGTCTCAGCACCAAAA GAATGTGTTTTATGGAGAGTACCAATGCTCGGGCCCAGGGTCAAGTGCCTCCAACCGCAAATTTGGAAAGACTCTTTCTGACGATCAAGTAAAGCCCTTCTTGAGCACCACTTTCATCGGAGGAAGTCAATGGCTTGTCCCAATTCCAAAGATTGGTTAA